A genomic segment from Mus caroli chromosome 17, CAROLI_EIJ_v1.1, whole genome shotgun sequence encodes:
- the Tdrd6 gene encoding tudor domain-containing protein 6 isoform X4, with amino-acid sequence MSSTPGLPTPGASLALRVSFVDVHPEVIPVQLWGLVGQRREEYVRLSREIQEAAATRGPWALGGASASPGELCLVQVGLMWHRCRVVSRQAQDSRVFLLDEGRTITAGAGSLAPGRSEFFHLPSEVLGCVLAGLVPAGGGGTGGGEPQQWSPSAVDFLSNLQGKEVHGRVLDVLLLHRLVLLEVPVVSQQMEELGLARQVPDSLFCSLLKRYLTAAGQGSSGAPVLPRAAPKQEHPGLDYFYPQLQLGVTEPVVVTQVCHPHRIHCQLRSLSQEIHRLSESMAQVYRAPTGTEDEDSGSATWEEREESPDKPGSPCASCGLDGQWYRALLLETFRPQRCAQVLHVDYGRKELVSCSSLRYLLPEYFRMPVVTYPCALYGLWDCGRGWSRSQVGDLKALILGQAVNAKIEFYCSFEHMYYVTLYGEDGINLNSAFGVQSCCLADWFLQSQGIEEEEDEDEVEAAFQSQSPAEEMEEEVSLPSLRSIRLKMNTFYDAQVEFVKSPSEFWIRLRKHVNTFSKLTKRMCSFYSSASKLDGVILRPEPDDLCCVKWKENGYYRATVTRLDSKSVDVFLVDRGNSENVDWCDVRMLLPQFRQLPILALKCTLADIWPLGKTWSQEATSFFKKTVLHKELVVHVLGKQDRQYVIEILDESRTGEENISKVIAQAGYAKFQEFETKENIRLSAHSPGHVSGHLIAEPSKITSAKKAEGDQRAKKDNRTLSVSEALADTVSLSNLSTAQDTEKVAPDPSLLMLNFLKTKPDCCGKGELEVGSTVEVKVSHIENPGSFWCQLMRNAQGFRTLMCDIEDYCKSSEPSPYEGDTRACLAKRTANGRWSRALISGAHSLEHVRVVFVDYGDKDVVSTKDILSVSDVFFQVRAQAFRCSLYNLIQPTGENPFVWDEKAVQAFSGFIDSARQNNLELKCTVFALASRHEEEWFNVVDLLTPFQSACRFLVEKRLARPVKHQKPLEPSVQLHSYYYSTHDLKIGSEELVYVTHVDDPWTFYCQLARNTNVLEQLSYNIMQLSKALLNLKASTLAPGTLCLAKYTDGNWYRGIIIEKEPSKVFFVDFGNTYIAIDHLLPIPRDAYDVLLLPMQALKCSLSDIPHHIPEEVTAWFQETVLDKSLKALVVAKDPDGRLIIELYDDSVQINASINEKLGLLGYKNRTRKKEKENEIILHETKALEDKRESVKPSLADYLGKPGESKAHSVEIMGESCKPKMGPACKELRYLQGSAKANLVPPYQDLVGNKNDGGFSLTREKKEDIFASSPMSGTKLDSALPERRMGEASGRDQPPKFCEFPQKTIAPGFKTSVYVSHINDLSDFYIQLIEDEAEINNLSERLNDVRTRPQYHTGPQWQSGDVICAVFPEDNLWYRALVMEQQPNGLLSVQFIDYGNMSVVHTNRTGRLGPVDAVLPALCLHCSLWGLSVPVCKEMISYFSQRTDEAQIRCEFVKFQGTWEVILADEHGVIAEDMISRFPCNGNSQAGLTTQTMKGDCLKIANKPNTDTSVLLNWYNPKAKLIKAYATVIDGPEYFWSQFADSEKLQYLETEVQSAGKQLSDRRSCIQCPQIGDPCIVRYREDGHYYRALITNICDGELASVRLVDFGNVEDCVDTKELWSIPSELLLVPMQAFPCCLSGFSVSGGVCPQEGNDYFYEIVTEDVLDITILEIKRDVCNIPLAIVELRSKGESINEKVKKYAKTGVPRNDLSSEKHGPERKGSLTSPDLGLKKPSHKIAQDKTFYGEARAIELSARLEKDLNIETKTSKFYERSTRNIFNAFESSCKGKMGSERLEGSMDYHFVDRAKFDDNYLITGFNPILAHASEPKELLELNSLEVPLSADNDDECKEFLELESIELQHSPAGEEEKEELGLGSPMALLSPGCQAGATLASFMMQLPLDCEAEKQLELNLPTPQLSLEDSISPLSAMVSQDIQESRCAEDERKASYMSSSDDDHSRSPLLQHGKGGNSPAHGGRDLSEDEFPQFESRDSTALLAPLFSEEEAREGRKCGSVVPAAQLQNTYTLKGFSVGSKCVVWSSLRNTWSKCEILELAEEGTRVLNLSNGVEETVSPENVWNGIPKAGFQTVGKDLPFMPSVDTAIKGFSSVSEEEACGGDVDSTLSPAKLSV; translated from the exons ATGAGTTCGACTCCGGGGCTGCCCACTCCCGGGGCCTCGCTGGCCCTGCGGGTGTCCTTCGTGGACGTGCATCCCGAGGTGATCCCAGTGCAGCTGTGGGGACTGGTGGGTCAGCGGCGGGAGGAGTACGTGCGGCTGAGCCGGGAGATCCAGGAGGCGGCAGCCACGCGCGGTCCCTGGGCGCTGGGTGGGGCGTCGGCATCGCCGGGAGAGCTGTGCCTGGTGCAGGTGGGGCTCATGTGGCACCGCTGCCGCGTGGTCAGCCGCCAGGCGCAAGACAGCCGCGTCTTCCTGCTGGATGAGGGCCGCACCATCACGGCGGGCGCGGGCTCGCTGGCGCCAGGGCGTAGCGAGTTCTTCCACCTGCCCTCCGAGGTGCTGGGCTGTGTGCTAGCAGGGCTGGTGCCCGCGGGCGGTGGTGGCACCGGCGGTGGCGAACCCCAGCAATGGTCCCCCAGCGCTGTGGATTTCCTTAGCAACCTGCAGGGCAAGGAGGTGCACGGACGGGTCCTGGACGTGTTGCTCCTCCATCGCCTGGTGCTGCTGGAGGTGCCAGTTGTGTCTCAGCAGATGGAGGAGCTGGGTCTGGCCCGGCAAGTGCCGGACAGCCTCTTCTGTTCGCTGCTCAAACGCTACCTGACTGCGGCCGGGCAGGGCAGCTCCGGAGCTCCAGTTCTCCCGCGAGCTGCGCCCAAACAAGAGCATCCTGGGTTGGATTACTTTTATCCCCAACTGCAGCTGGGAGTGACGGAGCCGGTGGTGGTAACCCAAGTATGCCATCCCCACCGAATTCACTGTCAACTGCGGAGCCTCTCGCAGGAGATCCACCGTCTCTCTGAGAGCATGGCCCAGGTATACCGAGCGCCTACGGGGACAGAGGATGAGGACTCTGGCAGTGCcacctgggaggagagggaggagagcccTGACAAACCGGGATCTCCATGTGCTTCCTGTGGCTTGGACGGACAGTGGTACCGGGCTCTCTTGCTTGAGACCTTCAGGCCTCAGCGCTGTGCCCAGGTGCTTCACGTCGATTACGGAAGGAAAGAACTAGTAAGCTGCAGCAGCCTCCGCTATCTGCTGCCGGAGTACTTTCGAATGCCTGTGGTGACCTACCCTTGTGCGTTGTATGGACTCTGGGACTGCGGGAGAGGCTGGTCCCGGTCCCAGGTAGGTGATCTGAAAGCACTGatcctgggccaggcagtgaaTGCGAAGATTGAATTTTACTGTTCCTTTGAGCATATGTATTATGTCACCCTGTATGGGGAAGATGGGATTAATCTCAACAGCGCGTTTGGAGTACAATCCTGTTGCCTGGCTGACTGGTTTCTTCAGAGCCAGGggatagaggaggaagaggatgaggacgAAGTGGAGGCAGCGTTTCAGTCTCAGTCCCCCGctgaggaaatggaggaggaagtttccctcccctccttgagATCCATCAGGCTGAAGATGAACACCTTCTATGACGCCCAGGTGGAGTTCGTGAAGAGCCCTTCGGAGTTCTGGATTCGCCTTAGAAAGCATGTGAACACCTTCAGCAAGCTGACGAAGAGAATGTGCAGTTTCTATTCTTCTGCCAGTAAGCTGGATGGGGTTATTTTGAGACCAGAACCGGATGACCTTTGCTgtgtaaaatggaaagaaaatggctATTACCGAGCCACGGTCACCCGATTAGACAGCAAGAGTGTGGATGTGTTCCTGGTGGACCGGGGCAACTCGGAGAATGTGGACTGGTGTGATGTGAGAATGTTGTTGCCTCAGTTTAGGCAGCTACCGATACTGGCTCTGAAGTGCACCCTGGCTGACATCTGGCCTCTAGGGAAAACCTGGAGCCAGGAAGccacctcattttttaaaaagacggTACTCCACAAAGAATTGGTGGTCCATGTTCTTGGTAAACAGGATCGCCAATATGTCATAGAGATCCTGGATGAATCCAGAACAGGGGAGGAAAACATTAGTAAGGTCATCGCTCAAGCTGGCTATGCCAAGTTCCAGGAATttgaaaccaaagaaaacatcagaCTCAGTGCCCATTCCCCTGGGCATGTTTCTGGTCATTTAATTGCGGAGCCTAGCAAAATAACTTCTGCCAAGAAGGCCGAAGGAGACCAGAGAGCCAAAAAAGATAATAGAACCCTCTCTGTTTCAGAAGCTTTGGCAGACACGGTCAGCCTTTCAAACCTTTCCACTGCACAGGACACAGAGAAGGTAGCGCCTGACCCATCTCTCCTCATGCTGAACTTCTTGAAAACGAAACCAGACTGCTGTGGTAAAGGGGAACTGGAGGTGGGCAGCACCGTTGAAGTCAAGGTGTCTCACATCGAAAACCCTGGCTCCTTCTGGTGTCAGCTGATGAGGAACGCGCAAGGCTTCAGAACCTTGATGTGTGACATCGAGGACTATTGCAAAAGCAGCGAGCCATCTCCCTATGAGGGGGACACTCGTGCTTGTCTGGCAAAGCGAACAGCAAACGGGAGATGGTCCAGAGCTCTGATTAGCGGGGCACACTCGTTAGAGCATGTTAGAGTGGTGTTCGTGGATTATGGAGACAAGGACGTGGTATCTACGAAGGACATACTCTCCGTCAGTGATGTGTTCTTCCAGGTTAGAGCCCAGGCCTTCCGGTGCAGTCTTTATAATTTAATTCAACCGACTGGTGAAAATCCCTTTGTCTGGGATGAAAAGGCAGTACAGGCTTTCAGCGGGTTCATCGATAGCGCTCGGCAGAATAACTTAGAATTAAAATGCACAGTGTTTGCTTTGGCATCAAGGCATGAGGAAGAGTGGTTCAATGTTGTGGACTTGCTGACACCCTTTCAGAGCGCCTGCCGGTTTTTGGTAGAAAAGAGACTTGCGAGGCCTGTCAAACATCAGAAGCCCCTGGAACCTTCCGTTCAGCTACACTCTTACTACTATTCCACCCATGACCTAAAAATCGGAAGTGAAGAACTGGTGTACGTAACCCATGTCGACGACCCCTGGACATTTTATTGCCAGCTCGCGAGAAATACAAACGTTTTAGAACAACTGTCGTACAACATCATGCAGCTAAGTAAAGCCTTACTGAATCTAAAAGCATCCACCTTGGCCCCTGGGACCTTGTGCCTTGCCAAATATACCGACGGAAACTGGTATAGAGGAATAATAATAGAGAAAGAGCCAAGTAAGGTCTTTTTTGTTGATTTTGGAAACACGTACATAGCAATCGATCATCTGCTTCCCATCCCCCGAGACGCCTATGATGTCTTACTTCTGCCCATGCAAGCCTTGAAATGCTCCTTATCGGACATCCCTCATCACATCCCAGAAGAAGTCACGGCATGGTTTCAGGAAACTGTTTTAGATAAGTCATTGAAGGCTTTAGTTGTAGCCAAAGACCCAGATGGGAGACTGATTATAGAGCTGTATGACGACAGTGTCCAAATCAACGCCAGTATCAATGAGAAGCTTGGGCTCCTTGGTTACAAAAACAGAAccaggaaaaaggagaaagagaatgaaataatACTCCACGAGACCAAAGCTCTTGAAGATAAAAGGGAGAGCGTGAAGCCATCACTTGCAGACTATCTGGGTAAACCGGGAGAGAGCAAAGCACACAGTGTAGAGATTATGGGTGAATCCTGCAAACCCAAGATGGGCCCAGCATGTAAGGAGCTCAGATATTTACAAGGTTCAGCAAAGGCCAACCTAGTCCCACCGTATCAGGACTTGGTGGGCAACAAAAATGATGGAGGGTTTTCATTaacaagggagaagaaagaagacatatTTGCCAGCTCACCCATGAGTGGCACCAAACTAGACTCTGCTCTTCCTGAGAGAAGAATGGGAGAAGCTAGCGGCAGAGATCAGCCTCCCAAGTTTTGTGAATTCCCACAAAAGACAATAGCCCCTGGCTTTAAGACCTCTGTGTATGTTTCTCATATTAACGACCTTTCGGATTTTTACATCCAGCTGATAGAAGATGAAGCTGAGATCAATAACCTGTCAGAGAGACTAAATGATGTCAGAACACGGCCCCAGTACCACACAGGTCCGCAGTGGCAGAGCGGAGATGTGATATGTGCCGTTTTCCCAGAGGATAACTTATGGTACCGAGCACTTGTCATGGAACAGCAGCCCAATGGCCTTCTCTCTGTCCAGTTTATCGATTATGGCAACATGTCTGTGGTTCACACTAACAGAACTGGTCGGCTTGGCCCTGTTGATGCAGTGTTACCTGCACTGTGCCTCCATTGCTCCCTATGGGGGCTTTCGGTACCTGTGTGTAAGGAAATGATAAGCTACTTTTCCCAAAGGACAGATGAAGCTCAGATAAGATGTGAATTTGTTAAGTTCCAAGGCACCTGGGAAGTGATCCTCGCAGATGAGCATGGAGTCATAGCTGAAGATATGATTAGCAGGTTTCCATGCAATGGAAACTCTCAAGCAGGGCTTACCACCCAAACCATGAAAGGGGACTGTTTGAAGATAGCTAACAAACCCAACACTGATACCTCAGTGCTTCTTAACTGGTATAACCCCAAAGCAAAACTGATAAAAGCCTACGCTACCGTGATAGACGGGCCTGAGTACTTTTGGAGTCAGTTTGCCGATTCCGAGAAGCTGCAGTATCTGGAAACGGAGGTTCAAAGTGCTGGCAAGCAGCTCTCAGACAGAAGAAGCTGCATCCAATGTCCACAAATTGGAGATCCGTGCATCGTGAGGTACAGAGAAGATGGGCATTACTACAGAGCCCTCATCACTAACATCTGTGATGGTGAGCTTGCGTCGGTCAGGCTTGTGGACTTTGGGAACGTGGAGGACTGTGTGGACACCAAGGAGCTTTGGAGCATCCCTTCTGAGCTTCTGCTGGTCCCCATGCAAGCATTTCCATGCTGCCTCTCTGGATTCTCGGTCTCTGGCGGTGTGTGCCCTCAAGAGGGGaatgattatttttatgaaatagtcACAGAGGACGTGTTGGACATAACGATCTTGGAGATTAAAAGAGATGTTTGCAACATCCCCTTAGCCATCGTGGAGCTAAGGAGCAAAGGCGAGAGCATTAACGAGAAGGTGAAGAAGTATGCTAAAACGGGCGTGCCCAGGAATGacctgtcctctgagaagcatggcccagagagaaagggaagcctcACCAGTCCTGACCTTGGCCTCAAGAAGCCAAGTCATAAAATAGCACAAGATAAGACATTCTACGGGGAAGCCCGGGCAATCGAGCTCTCGGCGAGACTTGAAAAGGATTTAAACATTGAAACCAAGACAAGTAAATTCTATGAACGCAGCACCCGTAACATCTTCAATGCTTTCGAGAGCTCATGCAAAGGTAAAATGGGTTCTGAGAGGCTAGAAGGTAGCATGGATTACCACTTCGTGGACAGAGCCAAGTTTGATGATAACTACCTTATCACAGGATTTAACCCGATATTGGCCCATGCTAGTGAGCCAAAGGAGTTACTGGAACTGAATTCACTAGAGGTACCACTCTCTGCCGACAATGATGATGAATGCAAAGAATTCTTAGAACTGGAATCCATTGAGTTACAGCACTCCCCtgctggggaggaagagaaagaggagctaGGCCTGGGGTCTCCAATGGCACTGCTGTCTCCAGGCTGCCAGGCAGGAGCCACCCTGGCGTCATTCATGATGCAGCTTCCCCTGGACTGTGAGGCTGAGAAGCAGCTGGAACTGAATCTGCCCACACCCCAGCTGTCTTTGGAGGACAGCATAAGCCCTTTATCTGCAATGGTCAGCCAGGACATCCAGGAATCCAGGTGTGCCGAGGATGAGAGGAAGGCCAGCTACATGAGCTCTTCTGATGATGACCACAGCAGGTCTCCCCTCCTCCAACACGGGAAGGGTGGCAATTCACCGGCACACGGTGGAAGGGACCTGTCTGAAGATGAGTTTCCACAATTTGAAAGCAGAGACAGCACTGCCTTACTGGCACCCTTGTTCTCtgaggaagaagccagagaaggaaggaagtgcGGGAGCGTGGTACCAG CAGCTCAGCTACAGAACACCTACACTCTGAAAGGCTTCTCTGTGGGATCGAAATGCGTCGTGTGGTCGAGCCTAAGAAACACATGGTCTAAGTGTGAGATTCTCGAGCTAGCCGAAGAAGGGACAAGG GTTTTGAACCTTTCAAATGGTGTGGAGGAGACAGTAAGCCCCGAGAATGTCTGGAATGGGATTCCCAAG GCTGGATTCCAAACAGTGGGAAAGGACCTTCCCTTCATGCCATCGGTTGACACCGCCATCAAAG gtttttcttctgtttcagagGAGGAGGCGTGTGGAGGTGATGTAGATTCAACTCTGAGCCCGGCCAAGCTGAGCGTATAG